The Mercenaria mercenaria strain notata chromosome 1, MADL_Memer_1, whole genome shotgun sequence nucleotide sequence CTGTAAAAAGTAAGAAAGACACTCTTTGTTCCATTCTTCACTTCTGAATTCCACTGAACCCTCAAAACTTCTGCCTCCTCATCGCCACCAGCTGACTCTATGTCCTATAAATTTAAATGCGTCTCGACTTATAATGAtgctgatataaaaaaaattgagaCGCGCCAtgtgaccagcatggaaccataccagcctgcgcatcaagggcgctttacaattaaatatgaagaaaacaagAGAAAACTCAGTATTACTAGAATGTCATAAAACAtcataaattatgtaatttaCCTTTATTAGATTATCTATAATTTTCTGGATCTCAGGCTTTGTCTTGTTCCCGATGTCGAAAAAAGCTGATCTATCCTCAGGCGTAACAAAAATACGCTCGCATAttctgaaaatgatttaaaaaatcataatgaaagaaatatatagatataaaaaaaaacagacgtaaaattttataaatttaagttttccGCTAGGACCAACGCATGCTCCCTAGAAACACGAGGCGCTAGTGTACGGAATAACGATTGGAAAGCACTACATAACGATGGCGAATGTACAAAGTACGATGTAGAATTTCACCATCGTAAACTCGTGCTTTGCCATTGCTCTGTCGCGCTTCGCTATCTTACCGTCGTACCTTAACGATTCGAGTTCCTACGGAGCAGGCAACATCCTAATAAAtgaacttcggataaaacttGGAAATTCCATACAAtacattattaaatatttatttgttactattaatttaaattataGTGAAATATCTTAATACATTGGGGTAGTTTTCATAATACTTCAACTTGTTTGTGTTACATTTGATCTCGAAGTCCACAAGAGCGCGGTCAAGTGCTTTTCCGTTTGTTGAAGTGTGGATATTGTCGTCTGCTGCAAAGTATGTTCGCAGCGTCTGAGAAAATTCAGCCACTGCCAATGGTTCTTCGAATTtccttaaaagaaataaatgtgtttaattagTATGTCAGTGCAATATAATTAGGTATAGGAATCATTGGCATTTTTCTTTGCAACAAgtcaaatacattaaaatgattttataattaaacataaacagttaaatttctgtataaaatattgtatataccGGAAATATTTCTTTGATCTGTTATCCCGAGAGTATACTGCATTCTGTATCTGAAAGCATTTTATTCATTATAACAATTTggaacatattatttttttcggcgacgccgtctaaattagTTTTCTGTACCTATGCCaagtgacttcagtttgcaaatcaaactacttgataacgcattatagataatttatcaaaatggaagatttatgtaacactctgcctgattggacgagagtgtcaatttctttcactctgttgattgtgctacgttgagtgaaatgtagacaaagcgtttatcctaaacgacgctgttcacagttttaaagctaactttggctcggtatatttagcaagaatattgatatatctcaaaatgataagtaagttaaataaatatgataataacctgttcaaataccaatatatatcaaattaaagaaagagctgaatacggtccgcgtatcacatgaataagggtgtgataagagtcttttatgtagagaagtgctttttaaaagattttccttgttacagttgtcgtctgtatatgaaaaggtttcttgcttttgtgacttattcagattgcatattaaaatgagtacttgtttgctttgatatatttgttataaattatttaactgatttattatacagaggatatttgtttgtttgccactgcaaacaaacaaattttctttttattttatgctagcttgtgaagatcaacgaattttctgtttattacgtgcataaatgttcatataaatccaatattttatgacgaaattcggatttatttaagctaccgtgttacatatgatacatccgctaaattaccatggacacttaggcacattaatatcgaatattggtgattagggtcattaaatcaacacgacaccattttgtttttaaaaacagaaggcgacaaacaaaaactgcatttaaatattttgtgtaaaaatacacagtccgcggctaacagagacattgacaaatgccggtagttaagtagaagcataattaaatattttcgggtcaatccgtcagttcgttgaataaccggaagcttgctttgtttaccaaaatacACGCTGAActtgaaggtcagattaaaaaaaaaacaacacgaaaaatctaaacaactgtggaatatgcgtatgtccatggaaaatcaagctgcagaattaaatatcatcatggattcaatagaaatagctaggaaatattgatctaggagctgcatagcataacaaaatgtatggaagttggaacacaactggctgggcttggagtgggaaagtaaatgctggcatattacgtaaggttgagttgatgtcttgtgataattaactaagacaacaaccaactaaatgtgctgtcgccagtaaaatctaccacaccatagtgaaccaatggaaaaaagtagaggaaacacacatatatctgtagctacatgaaactatggcaaggcctagcaaccaagctgacaaaggtaacattatttcttttgcaaatttaattatatagctagcctgttctatataggattgcctagcagttcatgactcgtgtatggcttgagtattagtatccagtatccagtaattttaaaggcagcaaagggaggtaattaaagaatatatatttcaagggagataatttatctgggaaaaaaagttcggcactgtgagtgatatcgatttatatctcactgctattttccagtattttaccaataagcataaaataaatatgaatatttttctttagtatggtatgcaaatattgaactcagttgaaatctgttttattatatatatgctatataatcaAAGCTTGATTctattgaaaatcaaataaccGATATGACACAAAAATTGACCCAAATGGACAGGAGAGTGTTTTCTTTAGAGAGCAAATTAAGCGAAACTAACAGTAAACTTATAGAAATTGAGGCCAGCAGGCATTTTGACAGCCAATTATGTGATGAAATAAGGTCAAAACAGGTCGATATTGATCAAATGATCAGAGATGAAACACGGAAATACACACAAATAGCTAAAGACTATGATAATCTCAAACAGGAAAACAATCGTTTATCGGAGGAAATGCTAGACATTCAATCCAGATCAATGAGAgacaatttgttatttttcaactTTGAAGAATGTAAGGTTCCCGAAGAGCGTAAAGCAGAAGACTGTCGCAAAAAGTTACTTGATTTTTTTGCAACAGACCTTGGAATACAAGAAGCCCAAACGTCAATCAAAATCGATCGTGCTCATCGTGTAGGCAGTTACGCCATTGGAAAGATTCGTCCAATTGTAGGAAAGTTCAATTCGTCTGTGGACAAATATGATATCAAACAAAAGATAAACGAAAAACGCGGGACAATACATATAAAAGCCGGAGACCAGTATCCAAAAGTCATCCAGGAACGCAGAAGAGCCCTGATACCAGAACTTATCAAGGCAAAAGAAGCAAATAAACATGCTGTGTTAAGCTATGATAAGTTGTTCATAGACGGCAAACGCTTTACCCCTGATGCAAGTTCTCAATAGGATGTTATTGAGAAGCAGTTTAAATTTCTGCTATGGAACATACAAGGGTTGAGCAATAAACTAGATGACAGCGATTTTTTACATATTATTAATAAGTACGATGTCATATTAAACACAGAAGCATGGAACTCTAAACTTACAAATATACACATTGAAGGATATTGCTCATTTTCTTGTCCAAGACCTAAAACTAACCGAAAGGCTAAGCGATTCAGTGGTGGTGTTTTAATATACTATAAAAAGGAATATCTCAATAAAATAGAGCTAGTTAATTTAAATCCAAATGGCATCGTATGGTTTAAATTATTGAAAGAATATTTCGGCACATCAAACGATTTATATTTTTGAACTTGTTATATTCCACCAGAAGACTCTTCTGTATATAAGAATACATCTTCTTCGTTATATGAATATGACTTTTTTGAACAATTGAACAGTGATATCATAAAATATAGCTATTATGGTGATATATACTTGACAGGTGACATGAATTCAAGGACAGGCAAACGATCGGATTATATCGAAAATATTAATCTCGACCGTTATGTTGATCTACACATTGATGATGAATACATGGTTGATCTCCCACCACGTGtatcaaatgataaaattgtAAATTCTTATGGAAATAGACTATTGACactttgcaaagaaaataatatgattatTGCAAATGGCCGTCTAGAAAACGGTAAATACACCTGTCACAATGTTATTAGAAATAGACATGCAGCTAGCGTAGTGGATTATCTGATCACAAATTACTGTAATTTCCCGTGCATTTCGCACATGGAAGTACTTGATCTAACGGACTTTTCAGATCACTGCcctattgaattttctttaaattgtgaAAGCATGATATTTTACGAAACAGATATACTGACATATGACAAAATCATATGGGATTGTATTAACCAGGATTACCTTGACAATATTCTATATGAAAATAGACAGGTTTTTGACCGTCTATCTCATGAATTTGAAAACAATACTATTGATATAGATACGTATGTAAATTCTTTTTCAAAGACTATATATGATATCTCCTTTAAAGTAAATGGCAAATCTATAAAACGAGGCCCTAGAAGACccagaataaaaaaatctcttTGGTTTGATGATCAATGCAAAAGTGCCAAATCAGCATTTTATAAAGATAAGCGAATCTTCCATTCTTACCCTACGGATGAAAATAGAGCAAAATTTTTAACCAGTAGAAGTATTTATGCTTCTATTAAGAGAAGAGCGAGACGTAAATTCAGTTTCAAAGAAAAGTCAAAGTTAACTTCTTTGAGTAAGATGAACCCTAAAAAATTctggaaatatataaataagttCAAGAATAATGGACACTTTGGAACGCCCAATGTAAGTTTGCATGATTTCGCTGAGCATTTTCAAAAGATTTCAAATTCTTCCGAACATGAGTTCACTATTGATGATGACACCTTGCGCAATGAACAAATAGTTATTGATGAGTTAGACTGTCCGTTTAATGTTGAAGAAATCTCCAAAACAATATGTTCccttaaaagaaacaagagtAGTGATTTTTGTAACAACGTGGCTGATTTTTTCATAGACACAAATCAGTTTATCTCACCATATCTtgttaatgtttttaataaaatatttgatacaggCATTTATCCCGAATCTTGGTGTAAAGGAGTAATTGTTCCAATACACAAGAAGGGGGATTTTGAAAATCCTTCCAATTATCGTGGAATAACACTTGTAAATGTAATGGGTAAATTTTTTTCACTTGTCCTTAGAAATAGACTGAATAAGTGGTGTGAATCAGAACATATTTTTAATGATTCACAGTTTGGTTTTAGGGACAATCATAGTACAGCAGATTGcatatttttgctacattctGTTATccaaaaagtacttaaaaataaGTCCAAACTATATTGTGCCTTTATTGATTACGAGAAAGCCTTCGACACTGTTAAACGTGAAGCGCTGTggtcaaaattgttaaaaataggCATCAGTTGTAAAATGATTAATATGCTTAAGTCTATTTATGCAAATGTAAAATCTTGTGTTAAGTTATCTACAGATATGAATATGTCAGACTTTTTTGACGTCACACTCGGTTTAAAACAAGGGGAGCCACTCTCCCCTTTGCTCTTTATTCTATTTGTGAATGACATTAATGAAAGTATTGACTTTAACCATCTATGTGAGTCGGATGTAGATCAGCTTTCTATGTATTTGTTGCTGTTTGCTGATGACATAGTATTGTTTACGACTAGTCCAGAAAGCTTACAAGCACAActtgataatatatatatgtactcGATAAAATGGGGCCTAAGGGTAaatgttaaaaagactaaaatttgtatttttgagaAAAGGAAACATACTCATGATTTTGAATGGTACATAAATGGAGAAAAACTAGATACTGTAGACCAATTTTGCTATTTAGGTGTGAATTTCACTTATACAGGTAATATGAAAAATGCCGTAAGAACATTATCTGACCAAGCACTGAAAGCttataattgtttaatttcaatatttagtCGGGTAAGCTTAGATGTACGGACAAAACTGTCATTGTTTGATAAAATGGTGGTCccaattttattatataatgcTGATGTTTGGGGTatatatgattttaaagaaatagacAAACTTCACatcaaattttgcaaatatatacTAGGTGTTCGTCAGCAGACGCCGAATGTGGCCGTGTTTGGCGAATTAGGCAGATACCCTTTGTCTGTAATTTGCAAGGAAAGAGCCTTGAAACATTGGCTTAAGGTGATGAAATGTAATGACTCGCCCATGCATACATGCTTTATCGAACAATGTAATAGTAATGACAACCATTGCTGGGCAATGAGAGTAAAACAACTGTTAGAGAGACTTGGATTAAGTTACATATGGACTGATTTTAACGTAGATGTTAACTATTTTCCTGTCATTAAGCAACGCTTGAGGGATCAATATATCCAAAACTGGCATGCTACTATCCAGACCATGCCTAAGctagaatattttagaaaatttaaatcgaacttttgttatgaaaattatctGGATATAGTaactaactagaaaatgcttttgtaaaaaagcgcatgtctcccccaatgcaaagtcctataggcaagaagtcaataggggtcaagagtgaaagtcaaagagacacagatggttggctgcaatagggatcatctacttggcatgtccagtcatcccactaaatttcaacactcttggcctagtggttctcaagtcactgttcatgcttctgtgaccttgaactttgatcaagtgacctcaaaataaataggggtcatctactctgcatgtccaatcatcctattaagtttcaacattgtaggtcaagtggttctcaagttatttccaaaaaatgattttacatgaacaggccactgtgaccttgacctttaatagactgaccccaaaatcaataggggtcatctactctgcatgttcaatcatcctatgaagtttcagcattctgggtcaagtggttctcaagttattgatcggaactggttatcaatgttcaggcctctgtgaccttgacctttaacggagtgatcccaaaaacaataggggtcatttactctgcatgaacaatcatcctatgaagtttcaacattctgggtcgagaggttctcaagttattgattggaaatggttttccatgttcaggcccctgtggccttgacctgtaacagagtgaccctaaaatcgttaagggtcatctactctgcatgaccaatcatcctattaagtttcaacattctgggtcaagtggttctcaagttactgactggaaatggttttccatgttcaggcccctgtgaccttgacctttaatggagtgaccccaaaatcgataggggtcatctactttgcatgtacaatcatcttttgaagtttcaacattctgggtcaagtggttctctagttattgatcggaaatggttttcaatgttcaggcccctgtgaccttgacctttgacggagtgaccccaaaatcaataggggtcatctactcttgatgaccaatcatcctatgaagtttcaacattctgggtcaagtggttctctagttattgattggaaatggttttcaatgttcaggcccctgtgaccttgacctttgacggagtgaccccaaaatcaataggggtcatctactcttgatgaccaatcatcctatgaagtttcaacattctgggtcaagtggttctctagttatagatcggaaatggttttcaatgttcaggcccctgtgaccttgacctttgtcggagtgaccccaaaatcaataggggtcatctactcttcatggccaatcatcctatgaagtttcaacattctacgtcaagtggttctctagttatagatcggaaatggttttcaatgttcaggcccctgtgtccttgacctttgacggagtaaccccaaaaacaataggggtcgtttactctagcagccctacaaccctatgaagtttgaaggttctaggtcaaatggttctccagttattgctcggaaatgaagtgtgacgtacggatggacggacggacggacggaaggacggacggacggacggactgggcagaaacaatatgtctcctggggagacataataatgcattaagaaaacaattaacatGTTTTAGACTGAGCTCACATGATTTAGAAATAGAATTTGGTAGATTTTCTGGAACTATAAGAGAGGCACGTATTTGTAAAGTTTGTTCATGTAATATGATTGAATccgaatatcattttcttttgtgCTGTCCATTATACTTGTCAGAAAGAcacaaatatttaagaaatactaCATGGCCgaatatgtttatttcttttatgtcatctagaaataagaaaaccatattaaatgtagtgaaatatataaacgaagctttcaagcTGCGAAAGGAAACCCTTGCCGGGTTAACTGCTTCTTAGTTAAGAAAGTATCTTTTTTAAACTAAGTTGATCAAGTTGCTATCTACTAGTTTGTATCTGTTGCAATTGCTTGTATTTTGTCATGTCTTTGCCATATTTGTACTGTTTATGTTAATGGCCAATGGCAAATAACTTGCCGATTTgcttaataaaaactaaaactaaatataatgactgaatctcattacactgaaatgaaggtacgctgcatacagtttatctatgtgatatgactacggtcaaactttgcttataaaacagaaatattgaaataattacaattgtatgttttgcctGACCTTCAcgttttataggtgtgacgtcattgtccaaagattcatgaatagcgaatatgcatttgttaaagcgggatcagttggcctattttagaaataaataaaaacaataaataaaaaaatcctttaattgatttttttctcatgtattctaatcaaacttgatttgtagcatctttattaggcccgcagccaactttgttcagctgggacatttaaccccttttaggggctgctagagctaaaactagaaatgcctttatacagcgtctcatgaacagcttggtggatctttgtcatacttggtctggagcatcattataaggtcctcttccaaatttatttatataggaacttgggccctattagggaccactatagctaaaagtagatatgcctttcttcgcattaaccactaaaatgtaatggattttttatcaaactcgatgtgtaacaatatcgtatggtctcctgctattttgttacaaatggggatagggaccaatttagctaaaaatataaacacgtttaatgacctcttctcatgaaccgcttcatgaatcttcatcaaactactgctgtaattattcgtctcgtctaaggataaacgtaacaaaattgcaaccctacgaaacctttgcgaaaactTAAAAgataaccatttaaattgttaaagtgcggtgcttagttttgcaatttgaaaaatgttaggtgaaagatgaatgttagatgaaaaattcataaacttctttccttattacaattcgccgaccatcatttttaaagatatttcttgtttatagatagattgaaattttatgaaattttaatgaaatattgaaaaagaatTGAAGATCTATCAATTATGTAAACCTTATCATGGTacgtaaattgtcgtctgctgaaattttcatttgcatttcaGAAAAATTTGTGATAGAATTTGGTGGAGATATTGACCAAGTTGCCGACAGATTAGATTATCATcagataatataaaatatatgatacatatgacttttttttattatttaattttttttgcgggggggggggggggggggggggggtgagggtgtataaataatatgtatgtttaattttaaagtacCTGTTCTATGTAGTCTATGTTGGAGCAAACCCTTGTCCACCGTTCATCGGTTAGAACACCATGTGGCATATGAGACTTGATCTTCTTGTTTGTTGATTCGAGTATGAAGTCTCCACCCTCTGCCTTGCTTGGGTGACCCGATTGTGACATGCATATGTTCTGTTTGATGAAGTTTTTCACGGGTTCTGGTGCACGAGCAACAGTATTTTCAAACCGGAACCACAGATCCATGTATGTAGTCATATTCAGTCCATAAAACAATGTAGACAGTTTATCAAGGCTCATTTTCATAATTTCCTCGACGCATACcatttttaaatagtttccaTGCAAACAAATATGTGAAATTGACTTTAAAAAGAAACTGATAATTTGGGTTTTGTTTACCtgcaaatgtatataatttttcgaTTGTGGCTGTTTCTTTGTTATTTTCGCATGCGTTCATGAAAGGTCGGATTAATTCTTCATTTAAAGCactgattaaaatatttaaaatttgtgtAGCTTTATGGTGATCTGTACAATGTTCGCACGCAGTAAGGGCTTTTATGCTCTTCCATCCTAACAGTATTGCCAAGTCTTTGATGCATACAGTCCACAAAAGTTTAAACAATGCTTTGGTGATATTGATGTCCAAGTGTCCAAATCCTGGCAAcaacaatacatttttatattttttacaattctCAATCACTAAATCTAAACGTTCGTTTTCAATATGTTTCAGAAACAACTCtcgttttttaaatgtttggtcACAGTGActgcaaaagaaataattgtcTATCATTTTGGAACACAGACTAAATGGTAAACCATCACACCCAATGGCAACCCAAACTTTGTTGGATTTCTCGATAATTGTGTCTAGAACTATTTCCAATGAATGGTATGAACAAGGGTTTACTAGAATTGTGTTCAATAACACTATTTTAGTTTGTCCTATCACCTTTGATTCAATTGAATCATACGGATCTACAGGATCTGGCAATTTAGAGCTGACCTTTCCAGATGAGTATTCAACCTTTCTCATTTTTGGGGGTGGGgtactttcagtttcattcataTTATGTATGATTTTTTCCAAGTAAATGTTTCTTTGTGCTCGGAAACTATGGCTACTATCAAATGGCACCGTTTGTTGTGGTACACTAACCATCCAGCTTTCAGGCATATATTCTACGCAGTCTTGGATGGTTGATGTTATGGGCGGAATGAGTGACACTACCGTTGTAACGACGCTTATCAACGGTTTTGAGGCATACTGCACTTTCCAAGAATTTGGTTGTTATCAAAGAAAAAGATTGAATCAGAGTTTGGCAAATGTTCctgagttgttttatttttcaagaagTCTAATACTGTAGGATAAGAACCTGATGGTTAAAAACAGCCATTAAGTTCTACAATCTTTTTACTTcccgaaataaaatatgatatgacATTTCGGGCGAAATGTAAAGGCCCGATATAATTTGGGATGACCAATTGTAACATTGTTTCTTTTGTACATTGTACACTAATATCTGGTGAAGAATCCCTGGAAAATTCggccaaaaaatgttttagcGTATCACACAAAAGCCATTCTCTATGAAAATCAGATTCCGCTAGCGATTCTAAGTTATTATCATGTCTGTTATTTCTTAATCGCATTTTCAGTAGTCTAGCGAAGCTCTCTGAAATCTTTTTGAACTGTTCATCAGTAAGATCTCCTAATTCTATTTTCTTACAGAAATCGAGAAATGTTAATTTTTCTGTAGTAGCCTGAACCAAACCATGGTTATAGCAAGCCTCACAAAGGTATTTATGGTATGTTTCCAACATCCCATTTTGTCTGAGGTAGTTAATGgcacattttttgaattttttgcaAGAGTCTATTGATGAAACTGCAGAATCCGAATTACCAAACTTGTGATGCTCCTTACATGAGCATTGCTTTTTGGGTGGCATTGTACTCTGGaacaataaatttaatataaaaaaatattctataaaaaattctattttaaaaataatagtgTAATAGGCATAActatttttatttacacaacaAAATTAAGTATATTATAAAGCATTCTTTATCAGATAGcctacattttgttttaaaacacaaGTTTGCTATTATATTCCCTATATAACAGTTATAGCATCATTTCTTTAATAAGCATCTGCAGCACCCAGAATAATTATCGGTAGTAACCCAGTCTACAAAATGGCATAAACAGCAAGGAAGTgcaaatgtaaaacatttaaattccAGAAAATGAGTTGTTATATAAAACAATAGTAAACATATATGCATTCATCAATGGGAAAATCACCTTAACTTACCAAgtgaaatagtttttgcttgTTGACAACGAATTAGGTATCGAAgtgcaaatgttttgttttcacttctactTTCGTACTCCAAAGTCGACGTACTCGGCGGAAACGGAATGCGGATATTTCTTATTCAGTGCGCAGCCCGGAAATTATTAATCTGGGAGATCACACATGGTGTTAAATGCCTGACAATCAAAGCAtgtgtatataaaataatgaagatTAAAAGGGAAATAGCGGCTTCCGTCCAAAAtaaaaagcaacaagaaaaactAGTTGAAAGTCTTGCTATCTTATTTGACTTTCAGTTGCAATGGTCGCGAATTTGATTCTAGGGCGAGGCCAGTATAATCCAGAAACTTAAAATGAAAACGATGAAAGTGTCTGATCCTTATGATAGAGCGACACGGGAAgcaaaatcaatcaatcaatgaataaataaataaatagctttATAGTCCCCGTGAAAATATATCTAGGAAACGGCTTAAAACacaactaaacaaacaaatacaataagCTTATGGCAATGTTTTTGCTCCGGGGCATAGCAGACGACAAAGAAAGCACCGACGTTCCATCACTGAGCGTCAGAAGTTGCTGATTATTCAAATTGTTCGTCGCCTAGTTTACAATTTAGGTTATCAAACAAAAAGAATTTACAAAAACATCCATTCTCTATCAACCGGAATATTTGAGATAGGAATCTTAAGTACTAAAGTAATGCAAGGTCATATTCAAATATGACCTTACAGGACTCTCATCTTTAGTTTTGATTCAATCAGCTTCAAATAAAAAGTAATCAGCATTGCCCATAGACTGTTgtctacatatttcaaatgtatttccTATTCATACGTTACTGTGTGATGTTGAGGTGAATAGCCAATGCTTATGGACCTGACAACGGTGGTATTCACTGAGGACGATAGTTACCGATATTATCATACAGTAAGGaatttattttgtgattacactgctaacctttagcctgctaaatttctcaaatggacttgtccatcattcaatttgggcaataccatttattattcgaaggtgtgttcactgaaaatttactgactgaaaagcaaaTAGTGCGGACCACGATGACATTGGTTTACACGGGTCGataaggcagaatcacttgcagccagcaagctaaaggttaaaggcaGTGTGGTTAGTATCCAATCACAAATAAATGCTAGACTTgttcaaaagaaaaatgttacaaacaGTTACTTCATCTACATGTATAATAACTATTTATCTAGAAATTTTCAGTTAAACAGACAATTAATTTTATTGATGAATGTTAAGATattcatatacagtcaaaccgTAACAAATGCGACCTCCCTTTAACATTCTGTACAACAGCAAACGGAACACTTGGTTTCATAAAACGTA carries:
- the LOC123564656 gene encoding uncharacterized protein LOC123564656 encodes the protein MTQKLTQMDRRVFSLESKLSETNSKLIEIEASRHFDSQLCDEIRSKQVDIDQMIRDETRKYTQIAKDYDNLKQENNRLSEEMLDIQSRSMRDNLLFFNFEECKVPEERKAEDCRKKLLDFFATDLGIQEAQTSIKIDRAHRVGSYAIGKIRPIVGKFNSSVDKYDIKQKINEKRGTIHIKAGDQYPKVIQERRRALIPELIKAKEANKHAVLSYDKLFIDGKRFTPDASSQ